Below is a window of Onychostoma macrolepis isolate SWU-2019 chromosome 06, ASM1243209v1, whole genome shotgun sequence DNA.
aatggggagcaggtgtgttaaatttggtgttatcgctctcactctttcatactggtcactggaagcaaaggcacctcatggcaaagaactctctgaggatctgaaaaaaataattgttgctctacataaagatggcgtaggctataagaagattgccaagaccctggaaactgagctgcagcgcggtggccaagaccatacagcggtttaacaggacaggttccaacatgaatgccaacatgtactgtgacatactgaagcagagcatgatcccctccctttgGAGACTGGGCcacagggcagtattccaacatgataacggccccaaacacacctccaagacgaccactgacttgctaaagaagctgagggtaaaggtgatggactggccaagcatgtctccagacctaaaccctattgagcatctgtggggcatcctcaaaccgaaggtggaggagcgcaaggtctctaacatccaccagctccgtgatgtcatcatggaggagtggaagaggactccagtggcaacctgtgaagttCTGGTGAACTCCATACCCAAGAgtgttaaggcagtgctggaaaataatggtggccacactaaatattgacactttgagcccaatttggacattttcacttaggggtgtactcacttttgtggtcagccgtttagacattaatggctgtgtgttgagttattttgaggggacagcaaatttacagttatacaagctgtacactcactactttacattgtagcaaagtgtcatttcttcagtgttgtcacatgaaaagatataataaaatatttacaaaaatgtgagggtgtactcacttctgtgagatactgtatttagggtaggaaatttacaaaatatcttcttggaacatgatttttacttaatatcctaatgatttttgctaCAGATGactgtggtccagggtcacaaatgaaaatgaataaaaactgtatagacattgaaaaaaaaaataataataataaaaatgacaaaattactcaaatattcattaaatgttaaatgaaaacactaaacataaaaataaaaactaattcaaaacattaataaaaaaccATAATAGGAtctcaataatactaaaataaaactggatTAATGGATGCTGAAATTTttgcttttccatcacaggaataaattacattttaaaatatattaaaatagaaaacatattttaaattgaaataatatttcacaataatcatgtttttattgtattttaatcaaacatatgcagccttagtgagcatattAGACTTACTTCAAAAGCGTGTACTGAGCCCAAATTTGTGAATAGTAGGTAtaagtgtttttaaattatttatttatttgatttttgcaTTTCTTACTCCTGAAATGAGTTAGTCTTTATCTCTATTCTACATTTGTAATGGGTTGTTCTACCCTGTGTCTTTCAGTAcacagatgaagatgatgacgatgatgacTGGGATATCTCCTCTCTGGAGGATGTGCCCGCTGTAACCAAACCCAGCCAATGTCCCGTACCCGTCAGGAAGAGCCTGGACAAGAGTCTGGACACCAGCACGAGTGTGTGGGGCTCATCAACGGGCAAAGGACAGAAGCCAGGTACATAGAATTCATTATTaactcaaaatattttattaatgagaAATCATGGCTTTAAATGATTTACATCTTAGAAACTCAGATTGCTTGCATAAAAGTGACTgtgcttttttcatttaatcttaACCATTGTCAtacaaatttagatttttttttaataatttaattgataCGTTAATATTACTTGTTATATTTTAGTAGAAAGACTGGCTGTGATTCTGATTTCTTTCTTTGCGTTTCTTAGGCCTCACAGACGCGGGAACCGGCAGCACTCTCAAGAGCAGTTTAGTGACCGTCAGCGACTGGGATGATTCAGATGAGATATAATAAAATGCAGCAGAGAAATACCAAAACATCCTCAAGTTAATATACCTTATAATTGTAATATCCAGTATCTATTGTAGCTCAGGCTTAGTGATCATTCAGGGACAGCCGTGCAAAAACAGTTTGATGTTAACAGTGTTAAAGGTactttatatgaaatatacagGTACAAGGACACCTAATAATAAAGAACTGCCAAGGGATGTTGCACTTTAAAAAGATTGCCTCATATTTTTTGATAGTTTATGTAATgtgtaaaatactgatttattaAATTCACTTTTTCAAACACTTCAAAGATTCTTTGTTTTGGACATACAAGcagttacatttaatcatttagtagaggcttttatccaaatgaggacaatagaagcaatcaaaccaacaaaagagcaacatgTAAAAGCTGTGACAAGCATCCTGCTGTATCGCAATGGATAAAGCATTGGAAATTGTCTAAgttatgtttttaaacattgagTTACACAGTCGAGTCAATGAGGGGCCTGACAGTTCTTGGAAACTGGCTTTCTTGTGTTCCTCTCCTCCCTCTACTCTGTCTGTTTTCTCTGTTCACGCTGTATGATTGGTGTGAAGGAGAGATGATGACTGTTGTGGGTCTGGACGAGCCCGGCAGCATGTACGTCCGTCTGGTGCGTGCTGTCATGTAGGTTGGGGTTCTCCTGGGTTTCTTGGTAAACCTGaggaaatgcaaaaaatattgaaaacacaCAGTACACTACTATTAAGAAATTcgcattcagcaaggatgcactaCATTGATAAATGTCTATGGCATTTATGATTTTACGaaagattttcatttcaaacaaatgctgttaatactttaaaaatgtgtcagtttccacaaaaatagtaAGCCGCtgtttaatattgataataatacagTGCAATGAGCCAGACCTTCGTGGGAATGACTTTCTCACAGAGGAATAGCACATGACTGCGCTCCCACATATAACCAGACACGAACCTCCCCAGCCGATGAAAAGAGCTGCACCGAACTCAAacctgagaaaaataaaaacggtGAGGTTTCTACGATTTTTTATGTCAAAATACATTCTCTTAACCCAGTTAATTATTCTTTGACTACTTTAAGTATGCCATTCAGGGCCCAGGGGGCTTTATCTACCCCTAAAATACTAGTAAAGTCTCccccctgatagcacacgtacatctctgagacgtctatttgatgtctgcatttacatctgcaagatgtattttttaggctgtttgctcatctgcaatacgtctataggacgtctccttttagatgtcaaatagacgtctattagatgtctttaagatgtttatgatttagagtgtatgtaaaactgacatcttacagacgtctgtcagacgtttatagacagcagatgctttccagatcaacagatctttaacagacatcttgcagacgtacgtgtgctatctgggccAGGACTCATTTAGAGCGGTCTGCTCTGATAACGTCAATCTCTTCCAGCTCAACCAATAGCGAGAGTTTGGGGCGTGGCAACTGTAGCTGACTGACAGGGTTGCCAAATTCATAGGTTTTCCCCTGAACTGGgctaatttaaatttttccTGCGGGACAGTACATTGACGCGGGGCGTCAGCATCGACGCTTGATGGAGGGCGTGTCTGAAGCTTGGTGCTGACGCGACGTCATAGTGACAACAGCCaagtaatgggttttattgtttttgtgtcgtcgcgccaggacacggcatcacaacatggtaaggggtaacatttccgtcacacgcttgaggtattcggccaatcacaacgcactggatagctggccaatcagagcacacatcgcttctcagaacgaagagctttgtaaaaatctgcgcgtttcagaaaggcggggcttAGAGCAgcctaaaaaaaaacaggagCCTTATTTGAGCTGTGTTTATGATCACTACAATATACTGGTTTTCAATTTGCATAACATTAACTGTTAAATATGTACATTATGGTATGGTAATTGCATAGTTTTGATATTTGGGATATGGTCATTGGGCTACCTTTGGGCTCTTTTGATTGGCCATTGGGCTAGTTTTGTTAcgcagacctggcaaccctgctgGCTAAGCCAGAACGTGTTTAGTCTGGGTGGGACTATAGCAAAGTCTTTGACTATAGCTAACATGTTATGGGAAAAGAAACTTGGTTACAGAAGTGAAAACCAAAATTAGACTTACCAAAATAAGCAGAGACAGACAACTTAGGAAAACAAGGGTAAATAATGGCAGTGCTTTTACAAGATGGAGgaattttaagaaatattatgATGAACTCGCGGAGTTTCTTCACGACAGGTAAGCTAAACTTGCTACACGTTGTTAGCTGTTTTCTGTCAAGCTCcagataaaataataagatattgtaaatttaagaataatattaagagatgtttgcaaatgttgttttaatattattttttatttgaaattaggTGACAGAAAGGGCATGCCTCACCTTTAGGCACTTTCATATAAGTTATTATTACTGACATTATAAATGCGTGACTCTTTTAAAATACATCATAGTTACATACTTCTGTTCCAAGTAATATGGATCCACAAAGTTTGAACGCACTTTATCTCCCCACCAGGAGTACACTATCATACCACAAAATCCTGCAAAACAGACACAGCAACACATCAGTTTATGATATTAAATTtatgctttatgcaaatatgTTCATGAAGAAAGGTTTGTACCAGATGCCATGTACGTCAACGCTGCTGCAAATGTAACTCTGGTGTTGGTGAGCTCAGAACCTCCGATTTTGGTACATTTCATCCCAATGAGGGCAAGAACAGCCCCCCAGAAGCCAAAGATCACAGAGACGACAGCCAGGGCCCTGCATACATGGAGGAAAACTAACAAACCAGAGAGAGATACATGAAAAGCATGTCctatggaagcttatttccaccaccaaaaaaaaatttaaaagtgaactttgactttatctcataattcagaTGACTTCTCTGGCAACTCTGACTTTTTATAAAAGATTTCAAAATCAGAAtcgcaagatataaacttgcaattctgagaaaaatgtcaaaaactgTAAGAGAAAAAAGcaagaattctgagtttatagctcataattctgacttgtTTTACTTGCAATTCTGGCTTTTTTCCCTcacaattctaagtttatatcttgcaattctaagGAATTTTACTATTCTgaagaattgtgagaaaaagtctTGACTGTGAGATAAAAGTCaattcactttattttttatttattttaaatcttgtggtgcaaaaaaaaacttaataatCTCCTGATTCAGAAACTTAATTTTATAAGTAATAATATAAATAGTACATGTATCATCTAGGCTGCagttgtttgattaaaaaaacaaaaaaaacagtagaacGGTGATATTgtcaatattattaatattacaatttaaaataacgtttctattttaatatgtaatttattcttttaatgataaaaatgaaatttcaatagaatagcatttatttgaaatagaaatcttttgaaacaatatgaatgtctttactgtcacttttgatcaacttaatgcagccttgctgactaaaagtgtttattttgattaaaaaatctttcaaaataaataaataaatcttaccgtccccatacttttgaacagtattgtgAATAagatattcaaaataaaagcaaacatttaaaaacaaaagtaaatttttacttcaaatgtattttggtTTACACACTAAACATACAGTATTAATCGAATAATTTATTCTCTTTTTCACCAAATCGTGACACAACGTCTCAGTTTCAATAGTGATTCCTTACCAGGCAGGTCCATCATGGAGGGGTAGTATTTACAGTCAGATACTCCTGTGGTGTCTGAGACACAGTCCATCCAGAGGTTGGAATAGTAATTACCGGTGGTCAGAACCACAGAGCCGACCTCCGAGAAGGTCCAGTACTCAGTGGCCAGAGTGGAACagatcaaaatccagccacttaaacacaacaaaaagcAACCGATCTCCACATACATCGCCACTGTTCGCTGCCTCATGCTGCCAGCTTCATACGACTGATGAACGGAACAGAAGTTGAAAGATCTATGGAACGTGAGTTCCTGAACTGCTGTGAGGTTTCAAGCCAACATGGAATAAAATTACATGGTGGTGTGTGTCCTTAGAGGACAGCTTCCTCCTGTCTTGGTATCTGCATCCACAGTGCTTTCTTCGGCATATTGCAGCTTCAAACTGGTAAAACTACATGGTTTTACCTCATAAGCAGTTTCACATTCCATGAGATTTGTCCGATCTCTGAATCTGAGAACCATGGTCACCAGGTCAGGACATGATATGACCTTTCCCAGGGCATCATTGACCTGATAAAAGTGCATTCAATCAGTTATGGATCAAAAAGAAGCGATATCTGAAAAATACGGGAAGTTATCATCACCtgttatttcatttttcaggCAGAAATCTTAAGTCTGATAGTTCAGAAAAGTAAAAGATTTACAGTTTCATTCATAGCCACAGAAAGACATAGGACAGAACTAATAGTGCAGgacttgtgttgtttttgaaagaacatTGAATGGctattagaaataaaattgtcCTATGAAGTATGTTCTTCTTAAATCTGATATTTATCTTCTATGCAGGCTCATATGTCATCTAAGATGTAAGTTATACGAGATGATTGCAGTAGAGCGGCACGAACCGTGAAACTCATGCTGTTTATGTATAAACAAGATTCAGCAACGTTGGAAATACTTGCAGAAATGGAGACAAAGCAAGTGAAACTgcacatttttgtattatttatatacaattatagttttgatattttgaaatataatttatatttttcagttataATTTTGTAAAGAGCTATTGTCatgttttgatcatttttgtttttttaaaacattgctattaatttgacattaatttatttttatttcagttttagtttatttatatccAGTTAGTAAGTTTAGTAATCATTCCAGCTATTagccaaggcagcatttctatTTTTCGTTAACTTTTACATCTAGTAGTATATTTCAGTAGTATATCTttatcaattaattttttttttttttaaataattttagttttagttagcaaTAATAACCCTGTTATTCAAATTAGAAAATGGAAAGCAGTTGCCAAGAATTTTGTCACGATGGCTctaatgataatgataagacCCCTAGACCTCCCTATACTTGCACTGcacagacaaataaaataaattattttgttaaagaAGTTGAGTTAGACTTTTACAACATGAAAGTTTTAAATCCTCCAGGTCAGTGGCTCACAACTCTGCTACTTCCAGGGTTGAAAAGTattgaaaattttattttgctaaatgtatgcaagaaattattaattaaatattctgtGTAAATACTCAAACAATTAGAAAGTAGAGTAATTTAGAAAAGTTTGTATTAgaaagtatgatttttttttctttttctttttttaacataagCATATATTTCAACAGCGttttcaaataacatttcagaaacCACAAAAGCTTAGCTATAAGTTGCGGATGGAAAGTcgacaaaaaataaatcttattatCGGGTTCATATAGACTCGcaatccacaaaaaaaaaaatgtagtgttacatttcaaatgttttaaggatgtcttaaaatgttttactgtcatCTTGCATTCTTTCATTAGGCTACATCAATTCCACTGAACATACAATTAAAGTGTCcatattatgggtaatgaaatgtttatattttggttttgggagtccctaacaacaggttgacatgcatgcaagatcaaaaaacactttcattgtcttatactatgcctttattttttaccttatttgctcaatgactcccaaacgattcgctcaacgattcatttttccaaacccctcctttgcatgacgctaatctgcagtgattggtccgattggtctcattttcatttcatcatgcctgttTGTGAGCGCAGTACTGCTTtatgtacagcgttaccgggggaACTGCTATTTTACCACTctaaaagcggcacctagtgacaaagaatgaatttgcattttcattcagaccaacgctAAAAGACCAACATGTGTGCgtgcaatatgctaatgtttcatgttgacgtcaacatgaaacgttttaggattagttttaaaaaccactcatttcaatgattcagagtcgacgctttcttttgagagacaataactttatacacggtgcactttcagatttaaaacgtTGCAGGCTGTTTTCATTTACTTGGagctgttacacactgcatgaaatgtaattttcaaaaatccataataggggcactttaaattgTGAAGAAAAATAGATCTGACAGTTGTTCCAAATTTCAGTAATACATAGGCAGTTACGCTGTCTATATCTAATATGCTTTTCTCAAAGAATGAATCCATCAATAATCATTtggaattacatttttgcaCAAAATGATTCCAGGCAGCTCAATCTCATTTATCAATTTTCAGTTCAAAAATCTGTGCATTTAAATCCATGATCTGAAGTGGTCATTGAGATTTTCATTGAGTTCATTGTTTTCCATAACCATATTCAATAATCCAAGCTCAGTGTTTCAGAGGTAGGAGTTCTTGATAAAGTGATGTGTAGTGGCTCCAGATGGAGAGGATGCGTTCTTGCTGTTTAAATGTGATCTTCTGATCCTTGAGGACCGTGAGGAGCTCACTGATCGTGACACGTCTGATTTGATAGAGCCTCTTGATTTATCAGAGCGTTTGGATCTTGAGGGACGTCTAGTTCTTGAGATATGTGTGCTCTTTGATAGCGCATTTGACAGAGCTGTTGTTTCAGACTTTGAGGAGAGCTCAGATACGGCTGATACGTTGGATTTTGTGGAGAGTTCAGAAATGATGGAAACATTTGTGTGAGAGGAACGCAAGGCATTGCTCTCCACGACAGGAACGTTGAGAACTGGTGCACTGAGGAGAAACAATTTATGAAGTATATATTTAATGGTTCATACAAAAAGTTTAGTTTACTGTCATCTTCCCATACAACAAAAGTCCATACCAAACCACCATAAACCAACCCGGATGGCACACAtacatctgcaagatgtcttaaaGATTGCTTCATCTGGAAGGCGTCTGCTGTGATgtacaaacatctgataaacatctttaagtTGTcggttttacatacattctaaatcataaacatcttaaagacattttcCATATGACAGGAAACTTAGATACATGTTTTAGagcaaacactttaaaaaacatCTTCAAGATGTAAAAACGCACTTCAAATAAACGTATCTGAGATGTATGTGTGCTATCAGGGAATGGTTACAGTAGTCCATGACTCCATGGCACTAAATGTGTGTATGCATAAATTTGTGCTCAAAATCAATGCACAACAATTTTCACAAATAATCATGATTCAGCACATTTAGTAGGCTACTAAATTTTGGGGGGCATTTACATGACAGTTTTCaactaaaaaagaaaactaatgCTTTTTGGCTGTTCATTTACACATCAGCTTTTGAAAATGGGTTCCAGAGTGCAAGATTAAAATTAAGATTTCTAAGGTGTTGTTCTTGCTTTTGAATCTTGGGCTTGTTGTTGAGTGGGACAGAGCTTTGTGTGGTTTCTTCAAAATTCTTCTTTTGGGTTCCATGAAAAAATGCAGTGCCTGTGTAAAAGAGCAAAGTACCAGAAGGTTTCCATGACTCTGGAGTTGCACTCTTACCTGCTGTATGTCGGAGACCAGATCTTGCAGACTGAAACTAGGAAGAAAATCCCTCCAGTGATCTGAACAGCACATCCGGCCCATCCAAGGAACAAGGGAGTTCCCAAGTCAAATCTGAAACATTGATGCATTTTTGAAtgttaatcaataaataattaaatatgagatatattacaaatacagcatttgaaatattgagaacattgttttatttgcacAGTTAATTTTATGGATTCTTTCTATGATCAACACAGGATCTACATTGTACAATAAAAGACTGTTTCCATCACCAAAGAAAAGGTAATTGCGGCTTATCTCACAATAAGGATTTTTCTTGCATTTCTGaggtctgaattgtgagatataaattattttttctctaAGATTACATCTCACTATTCTGACTAAGTTTACGTCTTgctattctgacttttttctcagaaatgcaAGCCGCATGCtacctttttacattttttatttcatgaaacACCCTTCCATAAAAAATTCTTCATATACTtactccagtccatcaaatCTGGGGTTGAAATACTCTGCAGAAACATGCTGAGCATAAAGTGCATAACCAGAGGCACCCAGCATACCTTAGAGAACAGACACAGTAAAACACGTGCAAGCCTAATTTACAACGGTTCTGCTGTATATCATGAAGATATTTACCACTTGTTATGTGACAGATGCCTCCTGTGAACATGGATCGGTTCTTCTCTTTGTCTTTTCCTCCGATGTAAGTGCATTCCATTCCCACGAGACTCAGGATGAAGGCCAGCACTCCAACAGCCATCCCAGACATGAGCAGAGCCCTCACGATCTGAAGATAACCTGAACATACAAGATCCAAATGTATTATatctctgtctttctgtctgtccatagaaaaaaaataaaaaatttgtttacCCAAAGaatcccccccccaaaaaaattcttactatgaagaacattttaataatctaaataacttttcttttctttttcttttttactatAAATAACCCTTTTTGCAATGCACACTTAACCCTTCAGTCCTATTTGacctcatttttatttatgtttttaatttcttttttattttattttattattttttatgttcttCGTCAGAATGGGACAAAACGTGGTAAAGGTTTTGGCACTTggtatgtgaacacacacacacacacaaaatcataGACATTTGAAAAGATTAAATGGTCctgaaaaaaagtcacacttgtacTGCTTGCAGTCAAAAATGACCGCattggaaatgaatgggaagcAAATTTCCTTTAGTGGAAATGCTTGGTACTGCGCCCAACCAAAATCTTTCTGAAAAATCACCTCAACTCTGGAACACAATTAGATTTATGGATTTagatttatggctttgattttcatggagttttaatttagtaaaacatgttttggaaaatatttcatatgaaatatttttatacttttgtcattataatttaaactactgtaatattgtttttagTGTCGATTCAACTTTTTACACTGCAAAGACCAAACATAAGTGTGTGCTACAAAGCATTCAAGATTTACAATAGTTTAAGTTGTAGATTTAATTTCCAGGTCTATGCTCAAAAAGTTGGTACGAAGTAATAAGCGGATCATAACTATTccatatgtatactgtatatataccaTATACATAATATCATAAATCccttaaaaaatactaaatattaaataaaaacagaatccAACTAAAATATAGTACTTTAATTtcattgaaattaaaaataataataattaattaaaatatatatatacaatatataaggCCATTTTGACTGCCATCTGAGCGGCACCAGAGGGTTCAAAGTTAAGGTTCTTTagtggcattgatggttccaagATCCACTTTTAACATCtttggaacctttccattgaaCAATGTGTCTTtgtagtggaaaaaggttctttagattattaacaTGTTCTTCATACTAAGAAGAAAGTtttttggttcttttaagaactttactgaaaggttctttgaggaacccaaaatagttcttctatggcatcactgcaaaatataaataaataaaggttctttgtggaaccataGATGTCAATACTTTAGAGTTTTGAGATGTAAACTgtttaacaaattaatttatttggtcTCTTTCTTTAATTATAGCACATAAAAAATGTGTACATGTACATTCAAAGAGTTTAATAATGTCCGTACCTTCCACAGACCACAGCACGGGGAAGTCGTAGCAGTTGGATGTAGAGGAGGAGTCCGTGAAGCAGGCCCTCCACAGACTGGACCAGTACCAGCCCACCTTTATGACGGCGCTCCCACCTTGCCCTCCGATAGAGGAGATCTTCCAGCCCTCCATGGCCATGGAGCAGGCGACAAAGATCCAGCCCAGTATCGCTAACAGGAATCCCCAGATCTGCATTACACGAATCTTCATCTTTGCTCTGCTTCACACTGTTTTCCCCACTTAACTAAACCACCTACTTCACActtttttatctttattaaaTCTTTGTAATTTCCAgcatctctttctctgtcttctgCAGTATCAACATGTCAGGTCGTGATCAGTTAAACGGTTTCTCTTAACC
It encodes the following:
- the LOC131542635 gene encoding claudin-10-like isoform X1; the encoded protein is MRQRTVAMYVEIGCFLLCLSGWILICSTLATEYWTFSEVGSVVLTTGNYYSNLWMDCVSDTTGVSDCKYYPSMMDLPVFLHVCRALAVVSVIFGFWGAVLALIGMKCTKIGGSELTNTRVTFAAALTYMASGFCGMIVYSWWGDKVRSNFVDPYYLEQKFEFGAALFIGWGGSCLVICGSAVMCYSSVRKSFPRRFTKKPRRTPTYMTARTRRTYMLPGSSRPTTVIISPSHQSYSVNRENRQSRGRRGTQESQFPRTVRPLIDSTV
- the LOC131542635 gene encoding claudin-10-like isoform X2 codes for the protein MRQRTVAMYVEIGCFLLCLSGWILICSTLATEYWTFSEVGSVVLTTGNYYSNLWMDCVSDTTGVSDCKYYPSMMDLPVFLHVCRALAVVSVIFGFWGAVLALIGMKCTKIGGSELTNTRVTFAAALTYMASGFCGMIVYSWWGDKVRSNFVDPYYLEQKFTKKPRRTPTYMTARTRRTYMLPGSSRPTTVIISPSHQSYSVNRENRQSRGRRGTQESQFPRTVRPLIDSTV
- the cldn10e gene encoding claudin-10; translated protein: MKIRVMQIWGFLLAILGWIFVACSMAMEGWKISSIGGQGGSAVIKVGWYWSSLWRACFTDSSSTSNCYDFPVLWSVEGYLQIVRALLMSGMAVGVLAFILSLVGMECTYIGGKDKEKNRSMFTGGICHITSGMLGASGYALYAQHVSAEYFNPRFDGLEFDLGTPLFLGWAGCAVQITGGIFFLVSVCKIWSPTYSSAPVLNVPVVESNALRSSHTNVSIISELSTKSNVSAVSELSSKSETTALSNALSKSTHISRTRRPSRSKRSDKSRGSIKSDVSRSVSSSRSSRIRRSHLNSKNASSPSGATTHHFIKNSYL